The following are encoded in a window of Haloarcula halophila genomic DNA:
- a CDS encoding SHOCT domain-containing protein — translation METNDDIATGGLVTGTISLLILLVGLGSLALGVSWAWIAFPIGYGGVLPLTLGVLRTRSAAGDRSAETQPTESTPVATLRERYARGEIDESEFERRVEGLLETES, via the coding sequence ATGGAGACGAACGACGACATCGCGACCGGCGGTCTGGTCACTGGCACCATCTCCCTGCTGATTCTACTGGTCGGACTCGGCAGCCTCGCGCTCGGGGTCTCCTGGGCGTGGATCGCTTTCCCGATCGGGTACGGCGGGGTACTCCCGCTGACGCTGGGCGTGTTGCGAACGCGGTCGGCGGCCGGCGACCGATCCGCCGAGACGCAACCGACTGAGTCGACCCCGGTCGCGACGCTTCGTGAGCGATACGCCCGGGGTGAGATCGACGAATCGGAGTTCGAACGCCGCGTCGAAGGGTTGTTGGAGACCGAATCGTGA
- the gnd gene encoding phosphogluconate dehydrogenase (NAD(+)-dependent, decarboxylating), with protein MELGVIGLGRMGRIVVDRVLDDGHDVVVFDIDEEAVADAADAGARPADSIADLADSLGEEKRIWLMVPAGDPVDAALDELDGVVDDADVIVDGGNSYFEDSVRRAESTDAAYLDCGTSGGPAGAELGFSLMVGGPEWAYEELTPVFDAVATGPDGHDRMGPAGSGHYVKMVHNGVEYALMQTYGEGFELLANGRYDLDLEAVARTWNNGAVIRSWLLELCEEAFREEGNDLGDVADRVEGGSTGTWTVQEALEQEIPVPLLYQALAERFGSRADDGRFSRRLASRLRYGFGRHDVPRR; from the coding sequence ATGGAACTTGGCGTCATCGGACTCGGACGGATGGGCCGGATCGTCGTCGACCGTGTCCTCGACGACGGTCACGACGTGGTCGTCTTCGATATCGACGAGGAAGCAGTCGCGGACGCCGCCGACGCCGGGGCACGCCCGGCCGACAGTATCGCCGACCTCGCGGACAGCCTCGGCGAGGAGAAACGCATCTGGCTGATGGTGCCGGCCGGCGACCCGGTCGACGCCGCACTCGACGAACTCGACGGCGTGGTCGACGACGCGGACGTGATCGTCGACGGCGGCAACTCCTACTTCGAGGACTCGGTTCGCCGTGCGGAGTCGACCGACGCCGCGTACCTGGACTGTGGAACCTCCGGTGGCCCCGCAGGGGCCGAACTGGGCTTTTCGCTGATGGTCGGCGGCCCCGAGTGGGCCTACGAGGAACTCACGCCGGTCTTCGACGCCGTCGCCACCGGCCCCGACGGCCACGACCGGATGGGACCGGCCGGCTCCGGTCACTACGTCAAGATGGTCCACAACGGCGTCGAGTACGCGCTGATGCAGACCTACGGCGAAGGGTTCGAACTGCTCGCGAACGGTCGCTACGACCTCGACCTGGAGGCCGTCGCGCGCACCTGGAACAACGGCGCCGTCATCCGCTCGTGGCTCCTGGAACTGTGTGAGGAAGCGTTCCGCGAGGAGGGGAACGATCTGGGCGACGTCGCCGACCGTGTCGAGGGTGGCTCGACAGGCACCTGGACCGTCCAGGAAGCCCTCGAACAGGAGATCCCGGTCCCGTTGCTCTACCAGGCGCTGGCCGAGCGGTTCGGCTCGCGGGCCGACGACGGCCGGTTCTCGCGGCGGCTGGCGAGTCGGCTCCGGTACGGCTTCGGTCGCCACGACGTGCCGCGGCGGTAG
- a CDS encoding histone deacetylase family protein: MNFGYREVCLDHDTGPRHPESPDRLRAVRRALKDRHGVEYVAANDADTDLVRSVHDSDYIDEFRVFCDDGGGNWDADTVAVEATWSAALASAGTAVWAAEAALGGLDGRDTPFGLGRPPGHHAVEDDAMGFCFINNAAVAAQAALEREADRVAIFDWDVHHGNGTQDIFYDRGDVFYASIHEDGLYPGTGAIEETGAGDGEGTTLNVKYEPGADTTDYLAAIDDCIAPAIADYDPDLLLISAGFDAHEHDPISRMRVTTEGYGAMTQRMRTLADDCGAGLGFVLEGGYGLDTLADSITTVHEVFDGYEPVTPDGEVDEDARAVLDELAAQGFGSK, encoded by the coding sequence ATGAACTTCGGCTACCGCGAGGTCTGTCTCGACCACGACACCGGCCCGCGCCATCCCGAGAGTCCCGACCGACTCCGGGCGGTACGCCGTGCGCTCAAGGACCGCCACGGCGTCGAGTACGTCGCTGCCAACGACGCGGACACGGACCTCGTCAGGAGCGTCCACGACAGCGATTACATCGACGAGTTCCGGGTCTTCTGTGACGACGGTGGGGGAAACTGGGACGCCGACACTGTCGCCGTCGAGGCGACCTGGAGCGCGGCGCTGGCGTCGGCCGGCACCGCGGTGTGGGCCGCCGAGGCCGCACTCGGTGGGCTCGACGGCCGTGACACCCCCTTCGGGCTCGGTCGGCCACCGGGCCACCACGCGGTCGAAGACGACGCGATGGGGTTCTGCTTCATCAACAACGCCGCCGTCGCCGCACAGGCCGCCCTGGAACGCGAGGCCGACCGGGTCGCGATCTTCGACTGGGACGTCCATCACGGCAACGGTACCCAGGACATCTTTTACGACCGTGGGGACGTCTTCTACGCTTCGATCCACGAGGACGGGCTCTATCCCGGCACCGGTGCTATCGAGGAGACCGGAGCCGGTGACGGCGAGGGGACGACCCTCAACGTCAAGTACGAACCCGGTGCCGACACGACGGATTACCTGGCGGCGATCGACGACTGTATCGCGCCGGCGATCGCCGACTACGATCCCGATCTGTTGCTCATCAGCGCCGGCTTCGACGCCCACGAACACGACCCCATCTCGCGGATGCGGGTCACGACGGAGGGGTACGGCGCGATGACCCAGCGGATGCGGACCTTGGCCGACGACTGCGGTGCCGGTCTCGGGTTCGTGCTGGAAGGCGGCTACGGGCTGGACACGCTCGCGGACTCGATCACGACCGTCCACGAGGTGTTCGACGGGTACGAACCCGTCACCCCAGACGGCGAGGTCGACGAGGACGCCCGCGCTGTCCTGGACGAACTGGCCGCTCAGGGCTTCGGATCGAAGTAA
- a CDS encoding histone, with translation MSVELPFAPVDAVIRRNADGLRVSAEAAEELARRIQTRGSSLAVDAATEATTDGRKTLMPEDFGVDQIPDKDALELPVAPVDRIARLDIDDDYRVSMDARVALAELLEAFADDTATAAATLARHAGRRTIKGEDIEAYFELAQYY, from the coding sequence ATGAGTGTCGAGCTACCGTTCGCGCCGGTCGACGCCGTTATCCGGCGAAACGCGGACGGGCTGCGAGTGAGCGCCGAGGCGGCCGAGGAACTGGCGCGCAGGATCCAGACACGTGGGTCGTCGCTTGCGGTCGATGCGGCCACCGAGGCGACCACGGACGGGCGAAAAACGTTGATGCCCGAGGACTTCGGCGTCGATCAGATCCCCGACAAGGACGCGCTCGAACTACCAGTGGCACCGGTCGACCGTATCGCTCGGCTCGATATCGACGACGATTACCGGGTGTCGATGGACGCACGCGTCGCGTTGGCCGAGCTTCTGGAGGCGTTCGCCGACGACACGGCGACCGCCGCCGCGACGCTCGCCCGACACGCCGGCCGACGGACGATCAAAGGCGAGGACATCGAGGCGTACTTCGAACTCGCGCAGTACTACTGA
- a CDS encoding Brp/Blh family beta-carotene 15,15'-dioxygenase — MSTAVPTRVRPVLDVFESTNRPLTISRLALVAVALAFGALRLAGVSLSLPTQAGIYLFGMVALNLPHGGYEHFANLRRRRLTFRWHYLGLYLALVAAFAGLFVLAPVAGLALAIGVAVAKGGHGGLRVLDATTGTDHLDTRFQRALAVAVRGGAVMAVPLFCWPGVFEAFSHYMVAIFDPGALADYAAYFGTTRWLVGGGWALVAMTHVGLGYVRGGGRSWVADAGETVLLGAYFAVVPVVVAVGLYFPLWYSTRQVGRDIAVDDRRGTGGPDLLEFEEPQRIALVTWGLLLAGAVLTFAIAGLLYRFAPNPLGTASPLVGGVAFWSVFVSIIALPHVVVGAWFDREQGIWFVP; from the coding sequence ATGAGTACGGCCGTCCCGACCCGAGTCCGTCCGGTCCTGGACGTCTTCGAGTCGACGAACCGTCCGCTGACTATCTCGCGGCTGGCGCTGGTGGCGGTGGCACTCGCTTTCGGTGCCCTGCGGCTGGCCGGCGTCTCGCTGTCGCTGCCGACACAGGCCGGGATCTATCTGTTCGGGATGGTCGCGTTGAATCTCCCCCACGGGGGCTACGAACACTTCGCGAACCTCCGGCGCCGTCGACTCACCTTCCGGTGGCACTATCTCGGGCTGTATCTCGCGCTCGTCGCCGCGTTCGCCGGCCTGTTCGTCCTCGCCCCGGTCGCGGGGCTCGCGCTGGCGATCGGCGTCGCGGTCGCGAAAGGGGGTCACGGCGGGCTCCGGGTGCTCGATGCGACGACCGGGACCGATCACCTCGACACACGGTTCCAGCGGGCGCTCGCCGTCGCTGTCCGGGGCGGTGCGGTGATGGCGGTACCGCTGTTTTGCTGGCCCGGCGTCTTCGAGGCCTTCAGCCACTACATGGTCGCGATCTTCGATCCCGGTGCGCTGGCCGACTACGCCGCCTACTTCGGGACGACTCGCTGGCTCGTCGGCGGCGGGTGGGCACTGGTGGCGATGACACACGTCGGACTCGGCTACGTCCGCGGTGGCGGACGGTCCTGGGTAGCCGACGCGGGCGAGACGGTCCTGTTGGGCGCGTACTTCGCCGTCGTACCGGTCGTCGTCGCCGTCGGGCTCTACTTCCCGCTGTGGTACTCGACACGGCAGGTGGGCCGCGACATCGCGGTCGACGACCGACGCGGGACCGGCGGCCCGGACTTGCTGGAGTTCGAGGAGCCACAGCGGATCGCGCTGGTCACCTGGGGACTGCTGCTGGCCGGGGCCGTCCTGACTTTCGCCATCGCGGGCCTGCTGTACCGGTTCGCGCCGAACCCGCTGGGGACGGCCTCGCCGCTGGTGGGTGGGGTCGCCTTCTGGAGCGTCTTCGTCTCGATCATCGCCCTGCCACACGTCGTCGTCGGCGCCTGGTTCGACCGCGAGCAGGGGATCTGGTTCGTCCCCTGA
- the cca gene encoding CCA tRNA nucleotidyltransferase produces the protein MSDEFDAVVERVRERVSPDDDERTRLQRVASEVRRRAADAVADLPVTAEIVQVGSTARGTWTAGDRDIDVFVCFPPELDRETLEAYGLEVGHAVVPEGREEYAEHPYVVGEVDGYAVDLVPCYDVTDATAIQSAVDRTPFHTRYLESRLDDRLAGEVRVTKQFLKGIGVYGSDLRTRGFSGYLTELLIVEYGGFRTFVEAAADWQPPVEFDPEDHAEAAFDDPLVVVDPTDPERNVAAVCSARNVARLQHYARDLLGDPRESLFTASEPEPYDIDDVRTAIERRGTTPVALRFETPDVVADQLWPQLEKSLTGLTEELERRGFDVFRSAAFADDRSVLLVELAVAERPAVERHEGPPVHVRQHAAGFYESYADADVAGPFVDGDRYVVEREREFTTAADFLDSDAVFDVRLGPHIESALDDGYDCLVGQELTTLVPAFGVDLARYFDPKP, from the coding sequence ATGAGCGACGAGTTCGACGCCGTCGTCGAGCGGGTCCGCGAGCGGGTCTCGCCCGACGACGACGAGCGCACCCGCCTCCAGCGGGTCGCCAGCGAAGTCCGGCGACGGGCAGCCGATGCCGTCGCGGACCTCCCGGTGACGGCCGAGATCGTCCAGGTCGGTTCGACCGCCCGCGGGACCTGGACCGCTGGGGACAGAGATATCGACGTCTTCGTCTGTTTCCCGCCGGAACTGGACCGCGAGACGCTGGAGGCGTACGGCCTGGAGGTCGGTCACGCAGTGGTGCCCGAGGGTCGCGAGGAGTACGCCGAACATCCCTACGTCGTCGGCGAGGTCGACGGATACGCCGTCGATCTGGTCCCCTGTTACGACGTGACCGACGCGACCGCGATCCAGTCGGCCGTCGACCGCACACCCTTCCACACCCGGTATCTGGAGAGCCGACTCGACGACCGTCTGGCCGGCGAAGTCCGGGTCACAAAGCAGTTCCTGAAAGGCATCGGCGTCTACGGGAGCGACCTCCGGACGCGTGGCTTCTCGGGGTACCTGACGGAGCTCTTGATCGTCGAGTACGGTGGCTTCCGGACGTTCGTGGAAGCGGCAGCCGACTGGCAGCCGCCGGTCGAGTTCGACCCCGAGGACCACGCCGAGGCGGCGTTCGACGACCCGCTCGTGGTCGTCGACCCGACCGATCCCGAACGCAACGTCGCGGCGGTCTGCTCGGCGCGGAACGTCGCGCGGCTTCAGCACTACGCTCGGGACCTGCTCGGGGACCCACGCGAGTCGCTGTTCACCGCCAGCGAACCCGAGCCCTACGATATCGACGACGTTCGGACAGCCATCGAGCGCCGCGGGACGACGCCGGTCGCCCTCCGGTTCGAGACGCCCGACGTCGTCGCGGACCAACTCTGGCCACAACTGGAGAAGTCCCTGACCGGACTGACGGAAGAACTGGAACGGCGGGGATTCGACGTGTTCCGGTCGGCGGCCTTTGCCGACGACCGGTCGGTGCTACTCGTTGAACTGGCCGTTGCCGAGCGGCCGGCAGTCGAGCGCCACGAGGGGCCGCCGGTCCACGTCCGCCAGCACGCAGCGGGGTTCTACGAGTCCTACGCCGACGCCGACGTTGCCGGCCCGTTCGTCGACGGCGACCGATACGTCGTCGAACGTGAGCGGGAGTTTACGACTGCCGCCGACTTCCTCGACAGCGACGCCGTCTTCGACGTGCGCTTGGGTCCACATATCGAGTCGGCACTCGACGACGGCTACGACTGTCTTGTCGGCCAAGAACTCACGACGCTCGTCCCGGCCTTCGGCGTCGACCTGGCTCGTTACTTCGATCCGAAGCCCTGA
- the flaJ gene encoding archaellar assembly protein FlaJ, whose protein sequence is MAQSEAEGLDLTITEFVQGLAESYRQMEIPLERYLTYILVPSIVFFLITIGAGLLLPVPLTIRAPIPLLGLLVLASAVFYPKILLSQRKSELNNRFHLMVTHMTVLATTKIDRMEVFRTLAEEDEYGELAMEMHRIVQLVDTWNQSLDDACRRRAKEVPSDAVADFLDRLAYTLGAGQSLEDYLLSEQGQIIQHYTTVYRSSLDSLEVMKDLYLSMILSMTFALVFAVVLPVLTGTNPTMTVSAVIVMFVFVQSGFFLAIRSMAPYDPVWFHPVEYPSPIKAKLDRSMYVGVGLSMLLLCLSLGGMTGLSPVGLNDLLFMFPQVPLPFYAAVPITPMIIPGIVFRQEEQKIKARDQEFPSFIRALGATEGAKQSTTGQVLRTLRKKDFGPLTQNINDLYKRLNMRIEPTAAWRYFTADCRSYLIQTFSEMYLIGREMGGSPKQLGELIAENMNEVLQLRQKRKQAATTLIGLLYGITAASTFAFFIGLQVVNILAQMSLDLNAGSRLDVNSLINTSVYNIPLIEFLLVIIIMFSAMLSSLMIRTVDGGHKANTFMHFVILSWIGAITGTFTKWLVTQFLQI, encoded by the coding sequence ATGGCCCAGAGCGAAGCCGAGGGATTAGACCTCACGATCACCGAATTCGTCCAGGGATTGGCGGAGTCCTACCGCCAGATGGAGATCCCCCTGGAACGGTATCTCACCTACATCCTCGTCCCGTCGATCGTGTTCTTTCTCATCACGATCGGTGCGGGACTCCTGTTGCCGGTCCCGCTTACCATCCGCGCGCCGATCCCGCTGCTTGGCCTTCTCGTGCTCGCGTCGGCGGTGTTTTACCCGAAGATACTGCTGAGCCAGCGGAAAAGCGAACTCAACAACCGGTTTCACCTGATGGTCACGCACATGACCGTGCTGGCGACGACGAAGATCGACCGGATGGAGGTGTTTCGCACCCTGGCCGAGGAAGACGAGTACGGCGAACTCGCCATGGAGATGCACCGCATCGTCCAGTTGGTCGACACCTGGAACCAGAGCCTCGACGACGCCTGTCGGCGCCGGGCCAAGGAAGTGCCAAGCGACGCCGTCGCCGATTTCCTGGATCGGTTGGCCTACACGCTCGGGGCCGGCCAGTCCCTGGAGGACTACCTCCTCTCCGAGCAGGGACAGATCATCCAGCACTACACCACCGTCTACCGGAGTTCGCTGGACAGCCTGGAGGTCATGAAAGACCTCTACCTGTCGATGATCCTCTCGATGACGTTCGCGCTGGTGTTCGCGGTCGTTCTGCCCGTGTTGACCGGAACGAACCCGACGATGACCGTCAGCGCCGTCATCGTGATGTTCGTGTTCGTCCAGTCGGGCTTCTTCCTGGCGATCCGGTCGATGGCACCCTACGACCCGGTGTGGTTCCACCCAGTCGAATACCCCTCGCCGATCAAAGCGAAACTCGACCGGTCGATGTACGTCGGCGTCGGGCTATCGATGCTGTTGCTCTGTCTCTCGTTGGGCGGGATGACCGGTCTCTCGCCGGTCGGACTCAACGACCTCCTCTTCATGTTCCCACAGGTCCCGCTGCCGTTCTACGCGGCCGTCCCGATCACGCCGATGATCATTCCCGGGATCGTCTTCCGGCAGGAAGAGCAGAAGATCAAGGCCCGCGACCAGGAGTTCCCCAGTTTCATCCGGGCGCTCGGAGCCACCGAGGGAGCCAAGCAGTCGACGACCGGGCAGGTGTTGCGGACGCTGCGCAAGAAGGACTTCGGCCCGCTGACCCAGAACATCAACGACCTCTACAAGCGGCTGAACATGCGCATCGAGCCGACGGCGGCCTGGCGGTACTTCACCGCCGACTGTCGCTCGTATCTCATCCAGACGTTCTCGGAGATGTACCTCATCGGTCGTGAGATGGGTGGCTCGCCCAAACAGCTCGGTGAGCTCATCGCCGAGAACATGAACGAAGTGCTCCAGTTGCGCCAGAAGCGAAAGCAGGCCGCGACGACGCTGATCGGGCTACTGTACGGGATCACGGCGGCCTCGACGTTCGCCTTCTTCATCGGCTTACAGGTCGTCAACATCCTGGCACAGATGTCGCTGGATCTCAACGCCGGGAGCCGGCTGGACGTCAACTCGCTCATCAACACCAGCGTCTACAACATCCCGCTGATCGAGTTCCTACTGGTCATCATCATCATGTTCTCGGCGATGCTGTCCAGTCTGATGATCCGGACCGTCGACGGCGGCCACAAGGCGAACACCTTCATGCACTTCGTCATCCTCAGCTGGATCGGCGCCATCACGGGGACGTTCACGAAGTGGCTGGTGACCCAGTTCCTCCAGATCTGA
- a CDS encoding aminopeptidase — protein MDERIREHARVLVDWSARIDPGDDVVVRVDEGAHDLAVAVAERLGECGANLLSVYDSDEITRAYLRASDGEFTTDPEYALALYERADSVLSLSGSNNTAGSADVPGDRRQAYAKARAGIREARLDTDWVSTQHPTRAMAQQAGMAYEAYEDFVYDATLRDWEALAEEQARLKEILDDGSEVQLVADGTDLTMSIADRIAVNSAASVAYDSHNLPSGEVFTAPEATEGVVTFDVPMTVQGRRVRDVELTFEDGVVVDWDAEQGAAVIEEVLSTDEGARRLGELGIGMNRGVDRVTDNILFDEKMGGTVHLALGRAYDACLPDGVAGNDSAVHEDLITTMGDGSRLEVDGAVVQRDGLFRWEDGFER, from the coding sequence ATGGACGAACGCATCCGTGAACACGCACGGGTTCTGGTCGACTGGAGCGCCCGCATCGACCCCGGCGACGACGTCGTCGTCCGGGTCGACGAGGGTGCCCACGATCTGGCAGTCGCCGTCGCCGAACGACTGGGTGAGTGCGGCGCGAACCTGCTCTCGGTCTACGACAGCGACGAGATCACTCGCGCGTATCTGCGGGCCTCCGACGGCGAGTTCACGACCGACCCGGAGTACGCGCTGGCACTGTACGAACGGGCCGACAGCGTCCTGTCGCTGTCGGGGTCGAACAACACCGCCGGCAGCGCAGACGTTCCCGGGGACCGACGGCAGGCCTACGCCAAGGCCCGCGCGGGCATCCGAGAGGCCCGACTGGACACCGACTGGGTATCGACCCAGCACCCCACGCGGGCCATGGCCCAGCAGGCCGGCATGGCCTACGAAGCCTACGAGGACTTCGTCTACGACGCGACCCTTCGTGACTGGGAAGCTCTGGCCGAGGAACAGGCCCGCCTCAAAGAGATCCTCGACGACGGCAGCGAGGTCCAACTGGTCGCCGACGGAACCGACCTCACCATGTCCATCGCCGACCGGATCGCGGTCAATTCGGCGGCGAGCGTCGCCTACGACTCGCATAACCTCCCCTCCGGTGAGGTGTTCACCGCACCCGAGGCCACCGAGGGCGTCGTCACCTTTGACGTCCCCATGACCGTCCAGGGCAGGCGCGTCCGGGACGTCGAACTGACCTTCGAGGACGGCGTCGTCGTCGACTGGGACGCCGAACAGGGGGCGGCCGTGATCGAGGAGGTGCTCTCGACGGACGAGGGGGCCCGCAGACTCGGCGAACTGGGGATCGGCATGAACCGCGGCGTCGACCGCGTCACCGACAACATCCTCTTCGACGAGAAGATGGGAGGGACCGTCCATCTGGCGCTGGGGCGGGCCTACGACGCCTGTCTCCCCGACGGTGTGGCCGGCAACGACAGCGCGGTCCACGAGGATCTCATCACGACCATGGGCGATGGGTCCCGACTGGAAGTCGACGGTGCGGTCGTCCAGCGTGACGGGCTGTTCCGGTGGGAAGACGGGTTCGAGAGGTGA
- a CDS encoding 2Fe-2S iron-sulfur cluster-binding protein, with the protein MVELVGIGAGAALTLIVVALHYAKGTGWEAPEDISQEVLEQRAATVPETDFPEPYNRSIGGGGAAAIPAGEAGELGEGEEEEEDAGFDPDDIADDEVEYYEIEFEKEGETIEVANNETILDAGEEEGWDLPYACRQGQCISCSGQIQDGPAEEYIRHSQNDSLMDDDMDEGYCLTCVAYPTAEFSIETGESP; encoded by the coding sequence ATGGTTGAACTCGTAGGTATCGGCGCGGGGGCCGCTCTCACCCTCATCGTAGTGGCCCTTCACTACGCGAAAGGGACTGGGTGGGAGGCCCCGGAGGACATCTCCCAAGAGGTCCTCGAACAGCGCGCTGCCACAGTTCCGGAGACGGACTTCCCCGAACCGTACAACCGGTCGATCGGCGGCGGCGGTGCCGCAGCGATCCCCGCCGGCGAGGCCGGCGAACTCGGTGAAGGCGAGGAAGAAGAGGAAGACGCCGGTTTCGACCCGGACGACATCGCCGACGACGAGGTCGAGTACTACGAAATCGAGTTCGAGAAGGAGGGCGAGACCATCGAGGTCGCCAACAACGAGACCATCCTCGACGCCGGCGAAGAGGAGGGCTGGGACCTCCCCTACGCCTGCCGGCAGGGCCAGTGTATCTCCTGTTCCGGTCAGATCCAGGACGGCCCCGCCGAGGAGTACATCCGGCACAGTCAGAACGACTCGCTGATGGACGACGACATGGACGAGGGTTACTGCCTGACCTGTGTCGCCTACCCCACCGCGGAGTTCAGCATCGAGACCGGCGAGTCCCCCTGA